TCGGCACCAACCTGGCCGGTGGGCTGCGCGACAGCGCGACCGGGACGGTGTTCAACGCGGGCCTGGCAAACATCGGCGCGTTGAACGTCGGCTTCGGCAATACCGGGGACTACAACCTGGGCAGCGGCAACCTCGGCGACCTCAACCTCGGCAGCGGCAACCTCGGCAACACCAACCTCGGTAGCGGCAATATCGGCAGCGACAATATCGGGTTCGCCAACACCGGTCCCTCGCTGACCGCGGCGGTCCACGACGTCGGCCTCGCCAACACCGGCAGCCACAACATCGGCGCCGGCAACACCGGCGACGCCAACATCGGCCTCGGCAACACCGGCAACGGCAACATCGGCATCGGGCTCACCGGTAACGGCCAGACCGGGGTCGGCGCGCTGAACTCCGGCAACGGCAACATCGGCCTGTTCAACTCCGGCACCGACAACATCGGCATCGCCAACTCCGGCACCGGCAACTGGGGCATCGCCAACTCCGGCAACCACAACACCGGCCTGGCCAACGCCGGCAACACCAACACCGGCTGGTTCAACACCGGGCTGGCCAACACCGGCATCGCCAACATCGGCAGCTACAACACCGGCAGCTACAACACCGGCGCCACCAACACCGGCAGCTTCAACCCCGGCAACACCAACACCGGCCTGTTCAACCTCGGCAGCTACAACACCGGCCTCGCCAACACCGGCAACATCGACACCGGCGCCTTCAACACCGGCAACATGGACAACGGCTTATGGTGGCGCGGCGACAGCCAGGGCCTGATCGGCTTGCACTACGCGATCCATATTCCCGAAATCCCGTTGAACGTCGTCGCAACCATTCCGATCGATGTCCCCATCAAGGCGAGCTTCACCACCACCGTCTACCACGGGATAACGATCGAGGACATCCCGTTCGGTACCACCGTCACACTCGGTCCCATCCCGGTGTTGCAGGGCACGGTCAATTCGCTGACCATTCCGCCGATTTCGGCTACCGGCCCCACGCCGGCAATTCAGATCGGCAGGTCTGACGGTTCGACTGCGATCGTGATCCCCGCGTTCGCCAGCCTGGGTCCCGCCGATTGGACGATCATCGATATCGGTGGCGCCCCGGGATTCGGAAACTCGACAACCAGCCCGTCGTCGGGGTTCTTCAATGCCGGCACCGGCACCGCATCGGGCTTCGCCAACTTCGGCGCCAACAACTCGGGTTTGCTGAACGCCTCCTCGGGGAGCTCGGGCTACAAGAACGTCGGCGACCTGGTCTCGGGCATGGCGAACCTGGGCAACACCGTGTCGGGATTCCTGAACACGAGCACCCTGGACCTCGCGACGCCGGCTGACGTCTCGGGCTTCGCCAATATCGGTACCAACCTCGCCGGGCTCTACCGCGACAGCACGGCCGGGATGACGACGTTCAACGTGGGGCTGGGCAATACCGGCACGTTGAACGTGGGATTCGGCAACGTCGGCGACTACAACGTCGGCAGCGGAAACGTCGGCGACTACAACGTCGGCAGCGCCAACGTCGGCAGCCACAACTTCGGAGGCGCAAACATCGGCAGCTTCAACGTCGGCCTCGGCAGCCATGGACTGCATAACGTCGGCTCGGCAAACCTCGGCAACGACAACATCGGCCCGGCAAACTTCGGCGACGACAACCGCGGTTTCGCAAACGCGGGCACCGCCAATACCGGTTTTGCCAACACCGGTGACGACAATATCGGCCTTGCCAACACCGGCAGCAACAACATCGGCATCGGGCTCACCGGCAACGGCAAAGTCGGGATCGGCGCGCTCAACTCGGGCAGCGGCAACACCGGCTTGTTCAACTCCGGCACCGACAATGTCGGCCTGTTCAACTCCGGCACCGGCAACGTCGGCATCGCAAACTCCGGCACCGGGAACTGGGGCATCCGCAACAGCGGCAGCACCAACACGGGCCTGGCTAACGCTGGAATGGTCAATACCGGGCTCTGGAACGCGGGCAACGTCAACTCGGGCATCGGCAACACGGGCGACTACAACACCGGCAGCTTCAACGCCGGCAGCTTCAACACCGCCGGCTTCAACCCGGGCTCCTACAACACGGGCTACTCGAACACCGGCAGCTATAACACGGGATTGGCCAACTCGGGCAACGTCGACACCGGCTTCTTCAATTCCGGAAGTTACGACAACGGCATTCTCTGGCGGGGCGATTACCAGGGCCTGGTCGGCTACAACTACACGATCTATATACCGGACACCGCCATTCCGGTGAACCTTGGCGTGCAAATCCCCATCGATATTCCGATCAGCGCGACGTTCGGCCTCCTGACCATCGAGGGTTTCACCATTCCCAAGTACACCGCCGATATCACCGTGCTGGATTCCGGAACCACCCAGGCCATCAGCATTGGTCCCCTCACGGTCTCGGATATCGTCATCTCGCTGCCGCCGGTCAATGCCACCATCAGCGGTCCGACCACCGCGATCGACATCACCGGCAGCGGCGGCATCGGCCCCATCGCGATCCCGGTCATCGACATTCCAGCGGCCCCGGGCTTCGGGAACTCGACCACCATCCCGTCGTCGGGCTTCTTCAACTCCGGTACCGGCAGCTCGTCGGGGTTCGCCAACGTCGGCCCCAACAACTCCGGCCTCTTCAACGCCTCCGGCAGCGCGGGTATCTCGGGCTACAAGAATGTCGGCGACCTGGTCTCGGGCATGGCGAACTTCGGCAACACCGTGTCGGGTCTGCTCAATACCAGCACGGTGGACCTCGGGACGCCGTCCAATGTCTCCGGCGTCGCCAATGTCGGCTCCGACCTCGCGGGTTTCTTCGGCAACTTCGCTATCTCCAACCTGGGCGTCGCCAACGACGGCAGCCTCAATGTGGGCAGCGGCAACGTCGGCGATCTCAACGTCGGTAGCGGAAACGTCGGCGACCACAACGTCGGCGGCGCAAACATCGGCAGCTTCAACGTCGGCTTCGGTAGCCATGGCCTGCACAATTTCGGCTCCGCAAATCTGGGCGACGACAACGTGGGCCCAGCCAACGTGGGCGATCACAACCTGGGGGTGACGAACGCGGGCGACGGCAATACCGGCTTCGCGAACACCGGCGACTTCAATATCGGCTTTGCCAACACCGGCAGCAACAACATCGGCATCGGGCTGTCCGGCAACGGCAAAGTCGGGATCGGCACGCTGAACTCGGGCAGCGACAACATCGGCTTGTTTAATTCCGGCACCGGAAATGTCGGGCTGTTCAACTCCGGAAACGGAAACATCGGCATCGGAAACTCCGGCACCGGCAACATCGGCATCGGGAATCCCGGCACCGCCAACACCGGCGTCGAGAACGCCGGCGACCACAACACCGGTCTGTGGAATCCGGGCACCGGCAACACCGGCATCGCCAACGCCGGCGCCTACAACACCGGCGTCTACAACACCGGCAGCACCAACACGGGTATCGCCAACCCCGGCAGCTACAACACGGGCAGCTACAACACCGGCAACACCAACACCGGCCTGGCGAACACCGGCGGCTACAACACCGGCGTGGCCAACACGGGCGACTACAACACCGGCCTGGCCAACACGGGTAATGTCGACACCGGCGCCTTCATCGCCGGCAATTACAGCAATGGCTTTTTCTGGCGCGGCGACTACCAGGGCCTATACGGCTTCCACGCCGGAATTTATATCCCCGAATTCCCGGTCCTGAACATGGGTATAGCAATTCCGATCAATATCCCGATCAATCTGGATGCCGGCAATATTCTCGTCAACCCGTTCGCCATTCAACCGGTTACCGTCAGCGTCCTGGGCTCGTCCTACCTCAGCATCACCTTCGACACCATATCCATTCCGGCCCTCAGCGGTAATGGGCTCGCGGTCGACGCCCTCATCGGCGGACCCGATACGTCGATACCCATCACCATCACCAGCGGCCTGGGCCCCATCGACATCACGTTCATCGACATCCCGGCGGCCCCGGGTTTCGGAAATTCGACAGCCAGCCCGTCGTCGGGGTTCTTCAACTCCGGCACCGGCAGCGCATCGGGCTTCGGCAACGCCGGCGCCGACAGTTCGGGCTTCCGCAACCTCGCCGACTCGGGCGTCTCGGGTTACCGCAACGTCGGCTCCCTGGAATCGGGCCTGGCCAACGTCGGCAACACCGTCTCGGGCATCTACAACACCAGCACCCTAGGGCTCACAGCACCGGGCAACCTCTCCGGCTTGGCGAACATCGGCACCAACCTGGCCGGCGTGTTCCACAACAGCACCATCCCGGCCGGACGCGTCCTCAACCTGGGCCTGGCAAACGCCGGCCAACTCAACGTGGGCTTCGGCAATACCGGGGAGTACAACCTGGGCAGCGGGAATATCGGCGACCTCAACCTCGGCAGCGGCAACCTCGGCAGCACCAACTTCGGTAGCGGCAATATCGGCAGCGGCAATATCGGCTTCGCCCACACCGGTGACGGCAACGTCGGTCTCGGCAACACCGGCAGCCACAACGTCGGCGCCGGCAACACCGGCGACGGCAACATCGGCCTCGGCAACACCGGCAACGGCAACATCGGCATCGGGCTCACCGGTAACGGCCAGACCGGGGTCGGCGCGCTGAACTCCGGCAACGGCAACATCGGCCTGTTCAACTCCGGCACCGACAACATCGGCATCGCCAACTCCGGCACCGGCAACTGGGGCATCGCCAACTCCGGCAACCACAACACCGGCCTGGCCAACGCCGGCAACACCAACACCGGCTGGTTCAACGCCGGGCTGGCCAACACCGGCATCGCCAACATCGGCAGCTACAACACCGGCAGCTACAACACCGGCGCCACCAACACCGGCAGCTTCAACCCCGGCAACACCAACACCGGCCTGTTCAACCTCGGCAGCTACAACACCGGCCTCGCCAACACCGGCAACATCGACACCGGCGCCTTCAACACCGGCAACATGGACAACGGCTTATGGTGGCGCGGCGACAGCCAGGGCCTGATCGGTGCTTACTACGCGATCACCGTTCCCGAGATCCCCGCATTCTTCAATGTCGAGATCCCCGTCGACATACCGATCACCGTCAGCATCACCGACATCGAGATCAATGCCGTCACCATTCCCAAGGTCTCGTTCAGCGGCTTGGACGACGGCATCGGCGGCAAAGTCATCGGCT
The nucleotide sequence above comes from Mycobacterium pseudokansasii. Encoded proteins:
- a CDS encoding PPE family protein yields the protein MDFAGLPPEHNSARMFAGAGSAPMLATAAAWQGLAAELSSSAVAFASLTSGLAGSSWQGPASAAMADAAATYVGWLNAVTVQAEQAAAQARLAAAAFEAARAATVHPAIISLNRARLLRLVAWNVLGHNAPAIAAVEAEYEQMWAQDVAAMFGYHAEASAVAAVLTPFPPTLQALAGLPGPGSGAGLAGTSSANPAQTVVDPLGRAGLNLGFANVGSGNVGNGNIGSFNIGSANIGSTNIGSGNVGNTNLGFGNTGPSLTAASRNIGWGNTGSTNIGFGNTGNENIGFGNTGDGNIGIGLTGDGGTGLGGLNSGTGNVGLFNSGTGNVGIGNSGTGNWGVGNSGNSYNTGIGNSGEANTGLFNSGVANTGIANAGNYNTGSYNPGSTNTGAFNGGSYNTGLLNRGDYNTGVANTGNVDTGALISGNYSNGLLWRGDYQGLMAPGFGNSTDMPSSGFFNIGSGSASGFANSGVNNSGFFNASDVGISGYHNAGALESGLVNSGNTVSGAFNESLLNVAVPAVVSGVLNTGSDLSGLRGGPSSLNLGFANHGGANIGNANIGDSNFGSGNVGNSNIGRGNIGNTNLGGGNIGSTNIGSGNIGDGNLGFASIGIDNFGSGNLGDYNIGPGNVGTHNRGFWNAGNSNVGFANTGDFNVGFANTGNNNIGIGLSGNGEVGFGALNSGGGNLGLFNSGTGNVGLLNSGTGNIGIGNSGTGNWGIGNTGTGNTGIDNTGTFNTGVANAGSTNTGLSNAGSYNTGFVNAGSTNTGSYNTGQHNTGGFNPGNFDTGYFNPGNVDTGAFNTGNYSNGLFVTGDNQGQISAHLAIDIPTVPIDVESANPINQTMVVGGQEYTIPGYTYPKTYFLDGDFYLGPVTISSSTVTGPTVTIDIGGPATSIDATVIGALQGGTIQIIDIPAAPGFGNSTASPSSGFFNSGTGSASGFGNAGANNSGFRNLSVGSGGVSGYRNVGSLESGLSNWGNAISGAYNTSTQGLTAPGNLSGYANIGTNLAGGLRDSATGTVFNAGLANIGALNVGFGNTGDYNLGSGNLGDLNLGSGNLGNTNLGSGNIGSDNIGFANTGPSLTAAVHDVGLANTGSHNIGAGNTGDANIGLGNTGNGNIGIGLTGNGQTGVGALNSGNGNIGLFNSGTDNIGIANSGTGNWGIANSGNHNTGLANAGNTNTGWFNTGLANTGIANIGSYNTGSYNTGATNTGSFNPGNTNTGLFNLGSYNTGLANTGNIDTGAFNTGNMDNGLWWRGDSQGLIGLHYAIHIPEIPLNVVATIPIDVPIKASFTTTVYHGITIEDIPFGTTVTLGPIPVLQGTVNSLTIPPISATGPTPAIQIGRSDGSTAIVIPAFASLGPADWTIIDIGGAPGFGNSTTSPSSGFFNAGTGTASGFANFGANNSGLLNASSGSSGYKNVGDLVSGMANLGNTVSGFLNTSTLDLATPADVSGFANIGTNLAGLYRDSTAGMTTFNVGLGNTGTLNVGFGNVGDYNVGSGNVGDYNVGSANVGSHNFGGANIGSFNVGLGSHGLHNVGSANLGNDNIGPANFGDDNRGFANAGTANTGFANTGDDNIGLANTGSNNIGIGLTGNGKVGIGALNSGSGNTGLFNSGTDNVGLFNSGTGNVGIANSGTGNWGIRNSGSTNTGLANAGMVNTGLWNAGNVNSGIGNTGDYNTGSFNAGSFNTAGFNPGSYNTGYSNTGSYNTGLANSGNVDTGFFNSGSYDNGILWRGDYQGLVGYNYTIYIPDTAIPVNLGVQIPIDIPISATFGLLTIEGFTIPKYTADITVLDSGTTQAISIGPLTVSDIVISLPPVNATISGPTTAIDITGSGGIGPIAIPVIDIPAAPGFGNSTTIPSSGFFNSGTGSSSGFANVGPNNSGLFNASGSAGISGYKNVGDLVSGMANFGNTVSGLLNTSTVDLGTPSNVSGVANVGSDLAGFFGNFAISNLGVANDGSLNVGSGNVGDLNVGSGNVGDHNVGGANIGSFNVGFGSHGLHNFGSANLGDDNVGPANVGDHNLGVTNAGDGNTGFANTGDFNIGFANTGSNNIGIGLSGNGKVGIGTLNSGSDNIGLFNSGTGNVGLFNSGNGNIGIGNSGTGNIGIGNPGTANTGVENAGDHNTGLWNPGTGNTGIANAGAYNTGVYNTGSTNTGIANPGSYNTGSYNTGNTNTGLANTGGYNTGVANTGDYNTGLANTGNVDTGAFIAGNYSNGFFWRGDYQGLYGFHAGIYIPEFPVLNMGIAIPINIPINLDAGNILVNPFAIQPVTVSVLGSSYLSITFDTISIPALSGNGLAVDALIGGPDTSIPITITSGLGPIDITFIDIPAAPGFGNSTASPSSGFFNSGTGSASGFGNAGADSSGFRNLADSGVSGYRNVGSLESGLANVGNTVSGIYNTSTLGLTAPGNLSGLANIGTNLAGVFHNSTIPAGRVLNLGLANAGQLNVGFGNTGEYNLGSGNIGDLNLGSGNLGSTNFGSGNIGSGNIGFAHTGDGNVGLGNTGSHNVGAGNTGDGNIGLGNTGNGNIGIGLTGNGQTGVGALNSGNGNIGLFNSGTDNIGIANSGTGNWGIANSGNHNTGLANAGNTNTGWFNAGLANTGIANIGSYNTGSYNTGATNTGSFNPGNTNTGLFNLGSYNTGLANTGNIDTGAFNTGNMDNGLWWRGDSQGLIGAYYAITVPEIPAFFNVEIPVDIPITVSITDIEINAVTIPKVSFSGLDDGIGGKVIGSIGPVSVYGAQTGDPIVISFGDQPTVALNVGNPDGSTVINISGTGGLGPINIPIIDIAAAPGFGNATTSPSSGFFNAGAGSASGFANFGANNSGVWNVSSVIAGNSGYLNYGSLQSGLANFGNTISGLYNTGTVGLTSPANVSGIASIGTDLAGVLRDGPTATAFNAGLANIGAGNVGFANVGDVNLGSANIGNVNLGSGNIGDLNVGSGNLGSTNFGSGNIGSANIGFANTGPALTAAVHNVGLANTGNHNIGAGNTGDANIGFGNTGNGNIGIGLTGDGKTGFGALNSGNGNIGLFNSGTDNVGIANSGTGNWGIGNSGNYNTGIGNTGSTNTGWFNSGLANTGIANAGSYNTGSYNTGATNTGSFNPGNANTGLFNPGSYNTGLANTGNSNTGIANSGNVDTGAFISGNYSNGFWWRGDYQGLITISYSSTIPEIPWHYDVNAPIEIPISGNVNEINQELFHISSIPIKVQLQQTICFLGYCTTITTTLYDDSVGGWALGPYTLLAATPVDETITQTFDLPGSGTLGPYTFGFAYQQSPGFFNSTTDPSSGFFNSGGGGASGLFNSAPGSVSGLANAVADSSGLGNAGGTGNSGYLNYGGLESGFANLGNTMSGFFNTSTLDLTQAAFDSGIGNVGTNLSGVFNDVFVP